A single genomic interval of Sulfurovum sp. TSL6 harbors:
- a CDS encoding thioredoxin family protein: protein MSEKKPLPVNEYRYIKHNIGNGKPTILAFGMSHCYSCLAMSKIFAEVLEVHPEFQIYSIDGQKERIVSRDIYKLKEMPTQIFFDASGKEVFRHTGAYKKAVLKIILKKYGFDD, encoded by the coding sequence ATGTCAGAAAAGAAGCCATTACCTGTGAACGAATATAGATACATAAAACATAATATTGGCAATGGTAAGCCTACCATTTTAGCTTTTGGTATGTCACACTGTTATAGCTGTTTGGCGATGTCCAAAATTTTTGCTGAAGTATTAGAGGTGCATCCGGAGTTTCAAATTTATTCCATAGACGGTCAAAAAGAACGTATAGTCAGTCGTGATATTTATAAACTCAAAGAGATGCCCACACAGATATTTTTTGATGCGTCCGGGAAAGAAGTGTTTCGTCATACTGGAGCCTATAAGAAAGCGGTCTTGAAGATCATTTTGAAGAAATATGGGTTTGATGATTAA
- a CDS encoding pyridoxine 5'-phosphate synthase yields MLLGVNIDHIAVLREARKVADPDPIDALSICKRAGADQITIHLREDRRHMQDMDAKNIIALSSLPVNLECAISSEMIDIACNLRPHRVTLVPEKREEVTTEGGLAVTGDQPKLKEAIKRLQKEEIEVSLFIDPTLDAVNASLDLGVEWIEFHTGKYANIYAMLYTNLSKTHHSIPELELSRKILKQMLKDELCNLRLLSCDAMELGLHVAAGHGLNMQNVKDIAEIETIEELNIGQSIIARSVYTGLEQAIIDMKSMLIR; encoded by the coding sequence ATGTTATTGGGCGTAAATATTGACCATATTGCAGTACTAAGAGAAGCAAGAAAAGTAGCTGATCCTGATCCGATCGATGCACTGAGCATCTGTAAACGTGCAGGAGCCGACCAGATCACGATCCATCTTCGTGAAGACCGAAGACACATGCAAGATATGGATGCTAAAAATATTATAGCACTCTCTTCACTGCCCGTTAACCTAGAGTGTGCTATCTCTTCTGAAATGATAGATATCGCTTGTAACCTTAGACCCCATCGTGTAACCCTCGTACCTGAAAAACGTGAAGAGGTTACGACTGAGGGTGGTCTTGCTGTCACAGGAGACCAACCTAAACTCAAAGAAGCAATAAAAAGACTACAAAAGGAAGAGATAGAGGTCTCACTGTTCATTGATCCTACTTTAGATGCTGTGAATGCATCACTTGACCTAGGTGTCGAGTGGATAGAGTTTCATACAGGAAAATATGCGAACATTTACGCGATGCTCTATACAAACCTCTCGAAAACCCACCACAGCATACCAGAGCTTGAACTTTCACGTAAGATACTCAAACAAATGCTCAAGGATGAACTCTGCAACCTCCGTCTGCTCTCTTGTGATGCAATGGAGCTGGGATTACATGTGGCAGCAGGACATGGCCTTAATATGCAAAATGTCAAAGACATCGCCGAGATAGAAACCATAGAAGAGCTGAATATCGGACAAAGCATTATCGCTCGTTCTGTCTATACCGGGCTCGAACAGGCTATCATAGATATGAAATCTATGCTGATA